The proteins below come from a single Dermatophagoides farinae isolate YC_2012a chromosome 7, ASM2471394v1, whole genome shotgun sequence genomic window:
- the LOC124496780 gene encoding nuclear factor NF-kappa-B p105 subunit isoform X2, translated as MILPPIIQMTTMMDINNQFSLNKAIIYPANYNGYQSINGENDSHHRTSSSSSSSDLLSYHQQQQQSQHFYQNDDEQTRKTMDNMTFLSNEHDIDDDDNVDDEQQQQIYPTTMVIISANTLHPQTLPVIDDDLQEKGVHLTIIEEPINRIRYRYRSEKGSHGGLNGVNSCPIRKTYPTVKIENYHLSNPVYVRASLATNELQPKLHVHKLMGRHCSADGSCTLPVNLDNMTAIFQNLGILFIGKKEVQEILYRRKSSSHQLNRRRLLRRTGQQQQQQHCLNNQQLRRQLQLEAEKEAKDLNLNSVRIRFEAFMLCEQQQQQQPEVELETKQFFLRPLCAPVYSKPIANQKSPDSGELRIVRLNRFYGSVIGGDEIYLLCEKVNKKEIRIRFFEIDNDGNQQWESFGQFNESDVHHQVAIVFRTPPYRNVEITKPIQVYIQLFRQRDGESSEPRTFIYKPQDESISNDSLDIDDHNLLKQIKMENQSGKRRKYCPNINQQQQHNNKNRKQQQQNENLNNEQVIKVKKEELDNNNDHHDDDDNQKTTMTTTMNTDNYTSHHQHHQLPPQQQQQQQQQQQQQQLPPMINQNIDHYTSINHQCGD; from the exons atgATACTGCCAccaataattcaaatgacaacaatgatgGATATAAATAATCagttttcattgaataaagcAATAATTTATCCGGCTAATTATAATGGCTACCAAAGTATTAATGGTGAAAATGATTCCCATCATCgaacatcttcatcatcatcatcatcggatttattatcatatcatcaacaacaacaacaatcacaacatttttatcaaaatgatgatgaacaaacaagaaaaacaatggatAATATGACATTTTTATCGAATGAACATgatatagatgatgatgataatgttgatgatgaacagcagcaacaaataTATCCAACAACTATGGTAATTATCAGTGCGAATACATTACATCCACAAACATTGCCGGTTATCGATgatg ATCTACAAGAAAAAGGTGTCCATCTGACCATAATCGAAGaaccaatcaatcgaatacGTTATCGTTATCGTAGTGAAAAAGGTTCACACGGTGGCCTAAATGGTGTGAATAGTTGCCCAATACGTAAAACTTATCCCACCGTCAAG atcgaaaattatcatctttCAAATCCCGTTTATGTTCGTGCCAGTTTGGCTACAAATGAATTGCAACCAAAATTACATGTACATAAATTGATGGGACGACATTGTAGTGCTGATGGTTCGTGTACATTGCCCGTAAATCTGGATAATATGACTGCAAT ATTCCAAAATCTAGGCATTCTGTTTATTGGCAAAAAAGAAGTTCAAGAAATTCTGTACAgacgaaaatcatcatcacatcaacTAAATCGTCGCCGTCTTCTTCGTCGTactggacaacaacaacaacaacaacattgtcttaacaatcaacaattacGACGACAATTACAATTAGAAGCAGAAAAAGAAGCTaaagatttgaatttaaattcagtTCGAATTCGATTTGAAGCATTTATGCtttgtgaacaacaacaacaacaacaaccagaagTGGAATTGGAaacgaaacaattttttctacgGCCGTTATGTGCACCTGTCTACTCGAAACCGATTGCCAATCAAA AATCACCTGATTCAGGTGAATTAAGAATAGTACGTTTAAATCGATTCTATGGATCAGTTAttggtggtgatgaaatCTATTTATTATGTGAaaaagtgaataaaaaagaaatacgTATAAGATTTTTTGAAATCGACAACGATGGTAATCAACAATGGGAATCATTTGgacaattcaatgaatcagatgttcatcatcaagttgCCATTGTATTTCGTACACCACCATATCGTAATGTGGAAATAACAAAACCAATACAAGTTTATATACAATTATTTCGACAACGTGATGGTGAATCAAGTGAACCACGAACATTTATCTATAAACCACAAGATGAATCGATATCAAATGATTCTTTGGATATCGATGATCATAATTTACttaaacaaattaaaatggaaaatcaaTCGGGTAAACGTCGTAAATATTGTCCAAAtattaatcaacaacaacagcataataataagaatcgaaaacagcaacaacaaaatgaaaatctaaataatgaacaagtgataaaagtgaaaaaagaagaattggacaataataatgatcatcatgatgatgacgataatcaGAAGACGACAATGACTACTACGATGAATACAGATAATTACACctctcatcatcagcatcatcaattaccaccacagcaacagcagcagcaacaacaacaacaacaacaacaacagctacCACCAATGATTAATCAGAATATCGATCATTatacatcaatcaatcatcaatgtg GCGATTGA